The Corallococcus caeni genome includes a region encoding these proteins:
- a CDS encoding nucleotide sugar dehydrogenase, with the protein MVGNPLLGRIQNREAKVGVVGLGYVGLPLGMAFAEAGFPVTGLDVDQRKIDKIAKGESYIKHIPSAPLAELTNAGKLKATNDFAKSRELDCVIICVPTPLTASREPDMSFIVATGEALAPYVRPGQLFILESTTYPGTTEEVLKPLLEKNGLKAGVDFFLAFSPEREDPGNKGFNTKTIPKVVGGYSPACLEVATALYGSALKEVVPVSSTRVAELAKLLENIYRCVNIAMVNEMKMLCDRMNVDVWEVIQAASTKPFGFQPFYPGPGLGGHCIPIDPFYLTWKAREFEFHTKFIELAGEVNWQMPYYVVQRTMEALNQNKKVLNGAKVLCIGAAYKKDIDDFRESPSLRVMTLLKEKGADISYHDPYVKELHKGHGFNMEMKSVPLDPETLSQYDAVMILTDHSHIDYNELVQRSNIVVDTRNATKAVTQGREKIVKA; encoded by the coding sequence ATGGTTGGCAACCCGTTGCTGGGTCGGATTCAGAATCGGGAAGCGAAGGTGGGCGTGGTGGGTCTCGGGTACGTCGGTCTTCCGCTGGGCATGGCCTTCGCGGAAGCGGGCTTCCCGGTCACGGGGCTGGACGTCGACCAGCGCAAGATCGACAAGATCGCCAAGGGTGAGAGCTACATCAAGCACATCCCCAGCGCGCCGCTGGCGGAGCTCACCAACGCCGGCAAGCTCAAGGCGACCAACGACTTCGCGAAGTCCCGCGAGCTCGACTGCGTCATCATCTGCGTGCCCACGCCGCTGACCGCGTCGCGTGAGCCGGACATGAGCTTCATCGTCGCGACGGGCGAGGCCCTGGCGCCGTACGTGCGCCCCGGCCAGCTCTTCATCCTGGAGTCCACCACCTACCCGGGCACCACGGAGGAGGTGCTGAAGCCGCTGCTGGAGAAGAACGGCCTCAAGGCGGGCGTGGACTTCTTCCTGGCCTTCAGCCCGGAGCGCGAGGACCCGGGCAACAAGGGCTTCAACACCAAGACGATTCCGAAGGTCGTCGGCGGCTACTCGCCCGCGTGCCTCGAGGTCGCCACGGCCCTCTACGGCAGCGCCCTGAAGGAAGTGGTGCCGGTGTCCTCCACGCGCGTGGCGGAGCTCGCCAAGCTGCTGGAGAACATCTACCGCTGCGTGAACATCGCCATGGTCAACGAGATGAAGATGCTCTGCGACCGCATGAACGTGGACGTCTGGGAGGTCATCCAGGCCGCCAGCACCAAGCCCTTCGGCTTCCAGCCGTTCTACCCGGGCCCCGGCCTGGGCGGGCACTGCATCCCCATCGACCCGTTCTACCTGACGTGGAAGGCGCGCGAGTTCGAGTTCCACACCAAGTTCATCGAGCTGGCCGGTGAGGTGAACTGGCAGATGCCCTACTACGTGGTGCAGCGCACGATGGAGGCGCTCAACCAGAACAAGAAGGTCCTCAACGGCGCGAAGGTCCTCTGCATCGGCGCGGCCTACAAGAAGGACATCGACGACTTCCGCGAGTCCCCGTCGCTGCGCGTGATGACGCTCCTCAAGGAGAAGGGCGCGGACATCAGCTACCACGACCCGTACGTGAAGGAGCTGCACAAGGGCCACGGCTTCAACATGGAGATGAAGTCCGTCCCGCTCGACCCGGAGACCCTGAGCCAGTACGACGCGGTGATGATCCTCACGGACCACTCGCACATCGACTACAACGAGCTGGTGCAGCGCTCGAACATCGTCGTCGACACGCGCAACGCGACCAAGGCCGTCACGCAGGGCCGCGAGAAGATCGTCAAGGCCTGA
- a CDS encoding TldD/PmbA family protein, with translation MGAAPASDPRAQLLDAMNAELQRNQQQLKVTGHEAPYFLSYGVKDYESRLIIARYGALFQDDDYRERKLGVDVRVGSYDYDSSVADSLDFGFSTSKGSSFTSRKDGPLDDSPLALRTALWLVTDEKYKAALFQYLKKKGEDVYAVEDPKRPASFSRETPATYVQPPVAFPFDREKWRRVAREVSARFNAHPELFDSEVRITADKATRLFVSSEGTRLITEETLYAFHVSAVTRAPDGQLLDNSRSFYLPTEAGMPDEARVHAAAQKVIDELLALRQAPAITPYAGPAILAPEAAGVLFHETLGHRLEADRQDGDTDGKTFKGQEGKQILPAFLSLRDDPSKRDVNGEPLNGYYLYDEEGVKGQPVSLVEKGVLKGYLMSRHPVEGFPKSNGHGRGQGTLQPVARMANLLVDSAKQVSDAELKKLLIAEAKRQGKPYGLIIRDITGGNTNTSSYGYQAFKGVPRMVYRVDVKTGEETLVRGVEIVGTPLSSVNRILATGQRLGVFNGFCGAESGNVPVSTVAPAVLLQELELQRTMEGKDRPPLLPSPAAPSKQAAGADAKR, from the coding sequence ATGGGCGCGGCGCCCGCGTCCGATCCTCGCGCCCAGCTGCTGGACGCGATGAACGCGGAGCTTCAACGCAACCAGCAGCAGCTCAAGGTGACCGGCCATGAGGCGCCGTACTTCCTGAGCTACGGCGTGAAGGACTACGAGTCGCGGCTGATCATCGCGCGCTACGGAGCGCTGTTCCAGGACGACGACTACCGCGAGCGCAAGCTGGGCGTGGACGTGCGCGTGGGCAGCTACGACTACGACAGCTCCGTGGCGGACTCGCTCGACTTCGGCTTCAGCACCAGCAAGGGCTCCAGCTTCACGTCGCGCAAGGACGGGCCGCTGGACGACTCGCCGCTCGCGCTGCGCACGGCGCTGTGGCTCGTCACGGACGAGAAATACAAGGCCGCGCTCTTCCAGTACCTGAAGAAGAAGGGCGAGGACGTCTACGCGGTGGAGGACCCCAAGCGCCCCGCGTCCTTCTCCAGGGAGACGCCCGCCACCTACGTGCAGCCGCCGGTGGCGTTCCCGTTCGACCGGGAGAAGTGGCGCCGGGTGGCGCGCGAGGTCTCCGCGCGCTTCAACGCGCACCCGGAGCTGTTCGACTCGGAGGTGCGCATCACCGCGGACAAGGCCACGCGGTTGTTCGTGTCCTCGGAGGGCACGCGGCTCATCACGGAGGAGACGCTGTACGCGTTCCACGTCTCCGCGGTGACGCGCGCGCCGGACGGACAGCTCCTGGACAACTCGCGCAGCTTCTACCTGCCCACGGAAGCGGGCATGCCCGACGAGGCGCGGGTGCACGCGGCGGCACAGAAGGTCATCGACGAACTGCTCGCGCTCAGGCAGGCGCCGGCCATCACCCCGTACGCGGGCCCGGCCATCCTGGCGCCGGAGGCCGCGGGCGTGCTCTTCCACGAGACGCTCGGCCACCGGCTGGAGGCGGACCGGCAGGACGGCGACACCGACGGCAAGACGTTCAAGGGACAGGAGGGGAAGCAGATCCTCCCGGCCTTCCTGTCGCTGAGGGATGATCCGTCGAAGCGCGACGTGAACGGCGAGCCGCTCAACGGCTACTACCTCTACGACGAGGAGGGCGTGAAGGGGCAGCCGGTGAGCCTGGTGGAGAAGGGCGTGCTCAAGGGCTACCTGATGAGCCGCCACCCGGTGGAGGGCTTCCCGAAGTCCAACGGCCACGGGCGCGGGCAGGGCACGCTCCAGCCGGTGGCGCGCATGGCCAACCTCCTGGTGGACAGCGCGAAGCAGGTGAGCGACGCGGAGCTGAAGAAGCTGCTCATCGCGGAGGCGAAGCGGCAGGGCAAGCCATACGGGCTCATCATCCGCGACATCACCGGCGGCAACACCAACACGTCCAGCTACGGCTACCAGGCCTTCAAGGGGGTGCCGCGCATGGTGTACCGCGTGGACGTGAAGACGGGCGAGGAGACGCTGGTGCGCGGCGTGGAGATCGTCGGCACGCCGCTGTCGTCGGTGAACCGCATCCTCGCCACGGGCCAGCGGCTGGGTGTCTTCAACGGGTTCTGCGGCGCGGAGAGCGGCAACGTGCCTGTGTCCACCGTGGCGCCCGCGGTGCTGCTCCAGGAACTGGAGCTGCAGCGCACCATGGAGGGCAAGGACCGGCCGCCCCTGCTGCCCAGCCCGGCCGCCCCGTCGAAGCAGGCGGCCGGCGCGGACGCGAAGCGCTAG
- a CDS encoding metalloenzyme: MRVAVLFIDGVGIGRKDPAVNPLADRDHLLAWFQDAPAPVLPHGGVGLAVDPTFGVPGRPQSASNQTAILTGDPAPVLVGGHVLGYPNTALRELLAERSIVRRLKAAGRTATFANAYPAPYLDALGVPRRPSTSPPEFTLSERAARKVRPSAAKLAFAAGQERLRTLDDARADDGLTHDITGANARAHGLDVPHRTPGEAAALFWRIAGQADFTFFEHYLADEAGHAQDFTAARLALDTFDAFLRAVAATRPHDARVLVCSDHGNVEDLSVRGHTVHAVPMLYFGPSAPEVASFSTVADVGRAVVRWLGAD, from the coding sequence CGACCACCTCCTGGCCTGGTTCCAGGACGCCCCCGCCCCCGTCCTGCCCCACGGCGGCGTGGGCCTCGCGGTGGACCCCACCTTCGGCGTCCCCGGCCGGCCCCAGTCCGCCTCCAACCAGACGGCCATCCTCACCGGGGACCCCGCCCCCGTCCTCGTGGGCGGCCACGTGCTGGGCTACCCCAACACCGCCCTGCGGGAGCTGCTCGCGGAGCGCTCCATCGTGCGGCGCCTCAAGGCCGCGGGCCGCACGGCCACCTTCGCCAACGCGTACCCCGCGCCGTACCTGGACGCGCTCGGCGTCCCCCGGCGCCCGTCCACGTCCCCGCCGGAGTTCACCCTCTCCGAGCGCGCCGCGCGCAAGGTGCGCCCCTCCGCCGCGAAGCTCGCCTTCGCCGCGGGCCAGGAGCGCCTGCGCACGCTGGACGACGCGCGGGCGGACGACGGCCTCACCCACGACATCACCGGGGCCAACGCGCGCGCGCACGGGCTGGACGTGCCCCACCGCACGCCGGGCGAAGCCGCGGCCCTCTTCTGGCGCATCGCGGGACAGGCGGACTTCACCTTCTTCGAGCACTACCTCGCCGACGAGGCCGGCCACGCGCAGGACTTCACGGCCGCCCGCCTGGCGCTCGACACCTTCGACGCCTTCCTGCGCGCCGTCGCCGCCACGCGGCCCCACGACGCACGCGTGTTGGTGTGCAGTGACCACGGCAACGTGGAGGACCTGTCGGTTCGAGGACACACCGTGCACGCCGTGCCCATGCTCTACTTCGGCCCCTCCGCCCCGGAGGTAGCGTCGTTCTCCACCGTCGCGGACGTGGGCCGCGCCGTGGTGCGCTGGCTCGGCGCCGACTGA
- a CDS encoding histidine kinase dimerization/phospho-acceptor domain-containing protein, with translation METTLTAVAEQALRAGTRAGLEALLKASLRLTGATGAALYEGRVCVMKVGKVPARRAQATDRKSTKRASVLEVWPAPLTTSQRSVVARFSAFAPALLAAHAREVAQGARQARLLEAKQRLERTVAAQDKRRSRAAHDLRTPLMVIKGYVDMMLKGTGGPLGAQAQRYLERIAKSAADQKDLIERRLAPSVPGLDDLRPVLERAFAPAKGRGRAAPTLTLPGERTVPVQGARVDWELLARTLARGTAGAVAVDVHLGPALEAPHWLLRVQACPGAALTARHEAVLRQLAGRLGGTLSVAVEPRLDITLVLPGDDAFPVPAHR, from the coding sequence ATGGAAACGACGCTGACGGCGGTGGCCGAGCAGGCGCTGCGCGCAGGAACGCGCGCGGGCCTGGAGGCTCTGTTGAAGGCGTCCTTGCGGCTGACCGGCGCGACCGGCGCGGCCCTCTATGAAGGACGCGTGTGCGTGATGAAGGTGGGCAAAGTCCCCGCCCGTCGCGCGCAAGCCACGGACAGGAAGTCCACGAAGCGCGCCTCCGTCCTGGAGGTGTGGCCCGCGCCGCTGACGACGTCGCAGCGGAGCGTGGTGGCGCGCTTCAGCGCCTTCGCCCCGGCGCTGCTCGCCGCGCATGCGCGCGAGGTGGCCCAGGGCGCGCGGCAGGCCCGGCTGCTGGAAGCGAAGCAGCGCCTGGAGCGCACCGTGGCGGCGCAGGACAAGCGGCGCTCGCGCGCGGCGCACGACCTGCGCACGCCCCTGATGGTCATCAAGGGCTACGTGGACATGATGCTCAAGGGCACGGGAGGCCCGCTGGGCGCGCAGGCGCAGCGCTACCTGGAGCGGATCGCAAAGTCCGCCGCGGATCAGAAGGACCTCATCGAGCGGCGCTTGGCGCCGTCCGTGCCGGGCCTGGACGACCTGCGCCCCGTGCTGGAGCGCGCCTTCGCGCCCGCGAAGGGACGCGGACGGGCCGCCCCCACGCTGACGCTGCCCGGGGAGCGCACCGTCCCGGTGCAGGGCGCCCGGGTGGACTGGGAGCTGCTGGCGCGCACCCTCGCCAGGGGCACCGCTGGTGCCGTCGCCGTGGACGTCCACCTGGGCCCCGCCCTGGAGGCCCCCCACTGGCTCCTGCGCGTCCAGGCCTGCCCTGGCGCGGCCCTGACGGCGCGCCACGAGGCCGTGCTCCGGCAGCTCGCGGGACGCCTGGGCGGCACGCTGAGCGTGGCCGTGGAGCCCCGGCTGGACATCACCCTGGTGCTGCCGGGGGATGACGCCTTTCCCGTACCCGCTCACCGTTAG
- a CDS encoding alginate lyase family protein yields the protein MGTLDYYATMARMAPGALAKSAVRRVQGVARKALYNRREQVDEAQLLESFGATRADDLVSLALDHRTARAWCELSQRESARAAIEKLPGAKARTLERAARALRQEWDVFGTPVSFGEGKPVDWSLEPVSGRHYPVDPVERMPLHVTGMDPKYPWVMGRLDSVVTLAQGAWVARTEAERSRFATAFVSQTLDFLQANPVGMGVHWTCSMEIALRAANVAQALAMFADRPEVRRPEFLVPVLGALAEHCAWVEAHLEDTSAVPNNHLVSNYVGLVVVGSLFPELPGAPRQVALAANGLRTQMEAQVHPEGTSFEGSIPYHRLSVELFTLAFLVARGAGVSLGPAYEARLRLMFVAARAWSSESGLAPQIGDNDSGRVFPFQERADGDHGYLSGLGAALFNDAGLGGGVFPDEAAWLLGDAGLVRFNALPVAPAPTSVSFAEGGFHILRGEGVVLTVSAGKQGQRGVGGHSHNDKLSFELHLNGRPVIVDPGTGSYTRDPALRNAMRSTAAHNTLQVDGAEQAPMDPARLFALPEDARARVVAFQPGAKHDRLVVRHDGYRHLPAPVGIERTFFLDRHVRALAVGDRLVGTGRHEVVGRLHLPDGQARWCKPAAEVLARAGRVQEGPEAFDARALELGPAEAPVGWVLFGRGLETSLVPSCYSPGYGRVVEAVSVEFRRQLTPPAWLGWVFVFR from the coding sequence ATGGGTACTCTCGATTACTACGCGACGATGGCTCGGATGGCGCCTGGGGCGCTCGCGAAGAGCGCGGTCCGCCGGGTCCAGGGCGTCGCACGCAAGGCGCTCTACAACCGCCGCGAACAGGTGGACGAGGCGCAGCTGCTGGAGTCCTTCGGCGCCACCCGCGCCGACGACCTGGTGTCGCTGGCCCTGGATCACCGCACCGCGCGGGCCTGGTGCGAGCTGTCGCAGCGCGAGTCCGCTCGCGCCGCCATCGAGAAGCTTCCGGGCGCGAAGGCGCGCACGCTGGAGCGCGCCGCGCGGGCGCTCCGTCAGGAGTGGGACGTCTTCGGCACGCCCGTCTCCTTCGGTGAAGGCAAGCCGGTGGACTGGTCCCTGGAGCCGGTGAGCGGCCGGCACTATCCGGTGGACCCCGTGGAGCGCATGCCGCTGCACGTAACGGGCATGGATCCGAAGTACCCGTGGGTGATGGGCCGCCTGGACAGCGTGGTGACCCTGGCCCAGGGCGCGTGGGTGGCGCGGACGGAAGCGGAGCGCTCGCGCTTCGCCACGGCCTTCGTCTCGCAGACGCTGGACTTCCTGCAGGCGAACCCCGTGGGCATGGGCGTCCACTGGACGTGCTCCATGGAGATTGCCCTGCGCGCGGCGAACGTCGCGCAGGCGCTGGCGATGTTCGCGGACCGGCCGGAGGTGCGCCGGCCGGAGTTCCTGGTGCCCGTGCTGGGCGCGCTCGCGGAGCACTGCGCCTGGGTGGAGGCCCACCTGGAGGACACCAGCGCGGTGCCCAACAACCACCTGGTCTCCAACTACGTGGGGCTCGTGGTGGTGGGCTCGCTCTTCCCGGAGCTGCCCGGGGCGCCGCGCCAGGTGGCGCTCGCGGCCAACGGCCTGCGCACGCAGATGGAGGCGCAGGTCCACCCCGAGGGCACGTCCTTCGAGGGCTCCATTCCCTACCACCGCCTGTCGGTGGAGCTGTTCACGCTGGCCTTCCTCGTCGCTCGCGGCGCGGGCGTGTCGCTGGGCCCCGCCTATGAAGCACGTCTGCGATTGATGTTCGTCGCGGCCCGCGCCTGGTCCTCGGAGTCTGGCCTTGCGCCGCAGATTGGCGACAACGACAGCGGCCGCGTGTTCCCGTTCCAGGAGCGCGCGGACGGCGACCATGGCTACCTGTCCGGGCTGGGCGCGGCGCTCTTCAACGACGCGGGGCTGGGCGGCGGCGTGTTCCCGGACGAGGCGGCGTGGCTCCTGGGCGACGCGGGCCTCGTGCGTTTCAACGCGCTGCCCGTGGCTCCCGCGCCCACGTCTGTAAGCTTTGCGGAAGGTGGCTTTCACATCTTGCGCGGCGAAGGGGTCGTGCTCACCGTCTCGGCCGGAAAACAGGGGCAGCGGGGCGTCGGAGGACACAGCCACAACGACAAGCTTTCCTTCGAGCTTCACCTCAATGGCCGTCCCGTCATCGTCGACCCCGGCACGGGTTCGTACACGCGGGATCCGGCGCTGCGCAACGCGATGCGGAGCACCGCGGCGCACAACACGCTTCAGGTGGATGGGGCCGAGCAGGCCCCGATGGATCCGGCGCGGCTCTTCGCGCTGCCGGAGGATGCCCGGGCTCGCGTCGTGGCCTTCCAGCCCGGCGCGAAGCATGACCGGCTGGTGGTGCGCCACGACGGCTACCGCCACCTGCCGGCCCCGGTAGGGATTGAGAGGACTTTCTTCCTCGACCGGCACGTGCGTGCGCTGGCCGTGGGGGACCGGCTCGTCGGAACGGGCCGTCATGAGGTGGTCGGACGTTTGCATCTGCCCGATGGGCAGGCGCGGTGGTGCAAGCCCGCGGCGGAGGTTCTGGCGCGGGCGGGGCGCGTGCAGGAGGGGCCGGAGGCCTTCGATGCACGGGCTCTCGAGCTTGGACCGGCGGAGGCGCCCGTGGGTTGGGTGCTCTTCGGGCGGGGGTTGGAGACCTCGCTCGTGCCGTCTTGCTACTCGCCCGGGTACGGGCGCGTGGTGGAGGCGGTGTCGGTGGAGTTCCGGAGGCAGCTGACGCCTCCGGCTTGGTTGGGGTGGGTGTTCGTCTTCAGGTGA
- a CDS encoding alpha-amylase family glycosyl hydrolase, whose product MTDSKINRPKLTSSPTTGSSAVDPAKLAAQQKAAAAKAAAVKRNQSGFESAPAAGARTPVAGTGNLARSANASALLGAAPTSAVKSNATVANPTTRTITFTYDAGPHAQLTNPKLKGSWDADGRFNAQWSSGGIPMKPLGNGKYEATVKVADDGLAHNWEWGVSVDGPSGKDQWAVMGEGNLKLDLSKPTASYAPTTYHSMGAQRSGKDVSFKFWAPDARAVQVKVTDKQGREQRIPMTRDEGGNWTAQARGAWDQMEGKAYVYEVVDSTGATSDRPDPYARRMMGEQRGIDRLYLDPTRGKEVDRYFTGATGLMRFDVDDAGDADSAYLVLKDGDGNPLNKAQLQERLGKFDDGLIDKLRGGKFNDFWSRNVTDDGRIKMTNEGGAWTTLVNDPDKLAGLRYEFQVFDKDAQGKLHLRDDVNNDGKLSDTERLASSENDPWSDLITQGSGVSFRGSILTDPTKFQFKNDDVPREKDPSKWTVYQLHVGSFLGQAGNSNRSTMEDLIKKLDYFKELGVTTLELLPTNEVEGPRNWGYLGVNSLAAESSFGFEDETGQWVEGDEALKRFIDAAHGKGLNVVSDVVYNHVFGDYNGLWNVGGPSNPYFNWAKEPGKFEQRDTPWGAVPAYDTPQVKQLFVDHAVQQVAELRFDGLRFDFTEPIKGVGGKAGWDMLREINRQVHFINPNAWTVAEQFDYDPDISRPAKSDGTGGGFDAQWYTEFQHRLVRDNSKPGLVQAASRGMKTDVDAFVDLMTNPRGLDDWKHALSIISNHDEVGNAERTMNTAEGEKATDFPDQWSRGAARFTAGIGMAGPGIPMFFQGDEFGAQNDFRWGNPSTWDSDWSWQDVGKGVDFGKVTFNDATKATYERLFELSPDARAKDSAYKAFSADDKKLFAEVAALPASERKDAMLDVTRRQSFNFYKDAIGLRNSSNAFSAAAEVKRVYTHNDDSVMAFTRKSGNEEFLVVGSLNKKNLEGYSLPLPPGQWKEVLNSDASVYGGGNFGNYGATLNGGNTPVNIPAAGYVVLKKVG is encoded by the coding sequence GTGACTGATTCGAAAATCAACCGCCCGAAACTCACCTCGTCCCCCACCACGGGCTCCTCCGCCGTTGATCCCGCGAAGCTCGCGGCGCAGCAGAAGGCCGCCGCCGCGAAGGCCGCCGCCGTGAAGCGCAACCAGTCCGGCTTCGAGTCCGCACCGGCGGCGGGCGCCCGTACGCCCGTGGCCGGCACCGGCAACCTGGCCCGCTCCGCCAACGCGAGCGCGCTGCTGGGCGCCGCGCCCACGTCCGCCGTGAAGTCGAACGCGACGGTGGCGAACCCGACGACGCGCACCATCACCTTCACCTACGACGCGGGCCCGCACGCGCAGCTCACCAACCCGAAGCTCAAGGGCAGCTGGGACGCGGACGGCCGCTTCAACGCGCAGTGGTCCTCCGGCGGCATCCCCATGAAGCCGCTGGGCAACGGCAAGTACGAGGCCACGGTGAAGGTGGCGGACGACGGCCTGGCGCACAACTGGGAGTGGGGCGTCAGCGTGGACGGCCCGTCCGGCAAGGACCAGTGGGCGGTGATGGGCGAGGGCAACCTCAAGCTGGACCTGTCCAAGCCCACCGCGTCCTACGCGCCCACGACGTACCACTCCATGGGCGCGCAGCGCTCCGGCAAGGACGTGTCCTTCAAGTTCTGGGCGCCGGACGCGCGCGCCGTGCAGGTGAAGGTGACGGACAAGCAGGGCCGCGAGCAGCGCATCCCCATGACGCGCGACGAGGGCGGCAACTGGACCGCGCAGGCCAGGGGCGCGTGGGACCAGATGGAGGGCAAGGCCTACGTCTACGAAGTGGTGGACTCCACGGGCGCCACCAGCGACCGGCCGGACCCGTACGCGCGCCGGATGATGGGCGAGCAGCGCGGCATCGACCGGCTCTACCTGGACCCCACGCGCGGCAAGGAGGTGGACCGCTACTTCACGGGCGCCACCGGCCTGATGCGCTTCGACGTGGACGACGCCGGGGACGCGGACAGCGCGTACCTGGTCCTCAAGGACGGCGACGGCAACCCGCTCAACAAGGCGCAGCTCCAGGAGCGCCTGGGCAAGTTCGACGACGGCCTCATCGACAAGCTGCGCGGCGGGAAGTTCAACGACTTCTGGTCGCGCAACGTCACCGACGACGGCCGCATCAAGATGACGAACGAGGGCGGCGCGTGGACCACGCTCGTCAACGACCCGGACAAGCTCGCGGGCCTTCGCTACGAGTTCCAGGTGTTCGACAAGGACGCGCAGGGGAAGCTCCACCTGCGCGACGACGTGAACAACGACGGCAAGCTCTCCGACACGGAGCGCCTGGCGTCGTCGGAGAACGACCCCTGGAGCGACCTCATCACCCAGGGCAGCGGCGTGTCCTTCCGCGGCTCCATCCTCACGGACCCCACGAAGTTCCAGTTCAAGAACGACGACGTGCCGCGTGAGAAGGACCCGTCGAAGTGGACGGTGTACCAGCTGCACGTGGGCAGCTTCCTGGGGCAGGCGGGCAACTCCAACCGCTCCACCATGGAGGACCTGATCAAGAAGCTGGATTACTTCAAGGAGCTGGGCGTCACCACGCTGGAGCTGCTGCCCACCAACGAGGTGGAGGGCCCGCGCAACTGGGGCTACCTGGGCGTCAACAGCCTGGCCGCGGAGAGCTCCTTCGGCTTCGAGGACGAGACGGGCCAGTGGGTGGAGGGCGACGAGGCCCTCAAGCGCTTCATCGACGCGGCCCACGGCAAGGGCCTCAACGTGGTGTCGGACGTCGTCTACAACCACGTCTTCGGCGACTACAACGGCCTGTGGAACGTGGGCGGCCCCAGCAACCCCTACTTCAACTGGGCCAAGGAGCCCGGCAAGTTCGAGCAGCGCGACACGCCGTGGGGCGCCGTGCCCGCGTACGACACGCCGCAGGTGAAGCAGCTCTTCGTGGACCACGCCGTGCAGCAGGTGGCGGAGCTGCGGTTCGACGGCCTGCGCTTCGACTTCACGGAGCCCATCAAGGGCGTGGGCGGCAAGGCGGGCTGGGACATGCTCCGGGAGATCAACCGCCAGGTGCACTTCATCAACCCGAACGCGTGGACCGTGGCGGAGCAGTTCGACTACGACCCGGACATCTCGCGCCCGGCGAAGTCGGACGGCACGGGCGGCGGCTTCGACGCGCAGTGGTACACGGAGTTCCAGCACCGGCTGGTGCGCGACAACAGCAAGCCGGGCCTGGTGCAGGCCGCCTCGCGCGGGATGAAGACGGACGTGGACGCGTTCGTGGACCTGATGACGAACCCGCGCGGCCTGGACGACTGGAAGCACGCGCTGTCCATCATCTCCAACCACGACGAGGTGGGGAACGCGGAGCGCACCATGAACACCGCGGAGGGAGAGAAGGCCACCGACTTCCCGGACCAGTGGTCGCGCGGCGCCGCCCGCTTCACCGCCGGCATCGGCATGGCGGGCCCCGGCATCCCCATGTTCTTCCAGGGTGACGAGTTCGGCGCCCAGAACGACTTCCGCTGGGGCAACCCGTCCACCTGGGACAGCGACTGGAGCTGGCAGGACGTGGGCAAGGGCGTGGACTTCGGCAAGGTGACCTTCAACGACGCCACCAAGGCCACCTACGAGCGCCTCTTCGAGCTGTCCCCGGACGCGCGCGCGAAGGACAGCGCGTACAAGGCCTTCTCCGCGGACGACAAGAAGCTGTTCGCGGAGGTGGCCGCCCTGCCCGCCTCCGAGCGCAAGGACGCGATGCTGGACGTCACCCGCCGGCAGTCCTTCAACTTCTACAAGGACGCCATCGGCCTCAGGAACAGCAGCAACGCCTTCAGCGCGGCGGCGGAGGTCAAGCGCGTCTACACCCACAACGACGACAGCGTGATGGCCTTCACGCGCAAGTCCGGCAACGAGGAGTTCCTCGTGGTGGGCAGCCTCAACAAGAAGAACCTGGAGGGCTACTCGCTGCCCCTGCCCCCGGGCCAGTGGAAGGAAGTGCTGAACAGCGACGCCAGCGTCTACGGCGGCGGCAACTTCGGCAACTACGGCGCCACGCTGAACGGCGGGAACACCCCGGTGAACATCCCCGCCGCCGGCTACGTGGTGCTGAAGAAGGTCGGCTAG